One stretch of Streptomyces sp. R21 DNA includes these proteins:
- a CDS encoding acetyl-CoA acetyltransferase, with protein sequence MTPVAASGRRKVAVVGVSLSDCGRVDEATPYALHAQAARRALADSGLDRSVVDGFASAGLGTLAPIEVAEYLGLKPMWVDSTSVGGSTWEVMAAHAADAIAAGHANAVLLVYGSTARADIRAGRRTGNLSFGARGPLQFEVPYGHTLVAKYAMAARRHMHEYGTTLEQLASVAVQARANASRNPEAMFRDPLTIDDVLSGPMIADPFTKLHCCIRSDGGAAVLLAAEEYVRDCRTAPVWILGTGEHVSHTAMSEWPDFTVSPAAVSGRLAFERAGVRPEEIDFAEIYDAFTYMTLVTLEDLGFCGKGEGGAFVEKGRLTLGGDLPVNTDGGGLSAQHPGMRGLFLLVEAVRQLRGEAGEGRQVRRADGGLPRLAVASGTGGWFCSSGTVVLGREA encoded by the coding sequence ATGACTCCTGTGGCTGCTTCCGGAAGGCGCAAGGTGGCCGTGGTGGGCGTGTCGCTCTCCGACTGCGGCCGCGTGGACGAGGCGACCCCGTACGCCCTGCACGCACAGGCCGCCCGCCGGGCGCTGGCGGACTCGGGTCTCGACCGCTCGGTGGTCGACGGCTTCGCGTCGGCGGGCCTGGGCACGCTGGCCCCCATAGAAGTGGCCGAATACCTGGGCCTGAAGCCCATGTGGGTCGACTCCACCTCCGTCGGCGGCTCCACCTGGGAGGTCATGGCTGCCCACGCGGCGGACGCGATCGCGGCGGGCCACGCGAACGCCGTGCTCCTCGTCTACGGCTCCACCGCCCGGGCCGACATCAGGGCGGGCCGCCGTACCGGCAACCTGTCGTTCGGCGCCCGGGGACCGCTCCAGTTCGAGGTGCCGTACGGCCACACACTCGTCGCCAAGTACGCGATGGCCGCGCGCCGCCATATGCACGAGTACGGCACGACGTTGGAGCAGCTGGCGTCGGTGGCCGTCCAGGCGCGCGCGAACGCCTCCCGCAATCCCGAGGCGATGTTCCGGGACCCGCTCACGATCGACGACGTCCTGTCCGGCCCGATGATCGCCGACCCCTTCACCAAGCTGCACTGCTGCATCCGCTCCGACGGCGGCGCGGCGGTGCTGCTGGCGGCCGAGGAGTACGTACGCGACTGCCGTACGGCCCCCGTCTGGATCCTCGGCACCGGTGAACACGTCTCGCACACCGCCATGTCCGAGTGGCCCGACTTCACCGTGTCCCCGGCGGCGGTGAGCGGACGGCTCGCCTTCGAGCGTGCGGGGGTCCGCCCGGAGGAGATCGACTTCGCCGAGATCTACGACGCCTTCACGTACATGACCCTCGTGACGCTGGAGGATCTCGGCTTCTGCGGCAAGGGCGAGGGCGGCGCCTTCGTGGAGAAGGGGAGACTGACGTTGGGCGGGGACCTGCCGGTGAACACCGACGGGGGCGGGCTGTCGGCCCAACACCCCGGAATGCGGGGTCTGTTCCTGCTGGTGGAGGCCGTACGGCAGTTGCGCGGCGAGGCGGGCGAGGGCCGTCAGGTGCGCAGAGCGGACGGCGGCCTGCCGCGCCTGGCGGTGGCCTCCGGCACGGGGGGCTGGTTCTGTTCGTCGGGGACGGTGGTGCTGGGGCGGGAGGCGTGA
- a CDS encoding LysE family translocator has translation MDTGTITAFLAVDLLLVCVPGADWAYAIAAGLRGRSVLWAVGGLVAGYAGHTLLAMAGLSVLVAGSPVLLTALTVAGAGYLVWLGWGVLRRPATPGAADGTPAASPARTFLRGAGISGLNPKGLLLYLSVMPQFLVITGARVPVAAQTGVLGAVHMANCAAVYLTVGLLARAVLRARPSAARAVTRTSGAAMLGIGGFLLVEQLAAL, from the coding sequence GTGGATACGGGAACAATCACAGCCTTCCTCGCCGTGGACCTGCTACTGGTGTGCGTGCCGGGCGCCGACTGGGCGTACGCGATAGCGGCGGGCCTGCGCGGCCGCTCGGTGCTCTGGGCGGTCGGCGGCCTGGTCGCCGGGTACGCGGGACACACTCTGCTGGCCATGGCCGGCCTGTCGGTACTGGTGGCGGGATCGCCGGTGCTGCTGACAGCGCTCACCGTGGCGGGCGCCGGCTATCTGGTGTGGCTGGGGTGGGGCGTGCTGCGCCGGCCCGCCACTCCGGGGGCGGCGGACGGAACACCGGCCGCGTCGCCCGCCCGCACCTTCCTGCGCGGCGCCGGGATCAGCGGCCTCAACCCCAAGGGCCTGCTGCTCTACCTCTCCGTGATGCCGCAGTTCCTCGTCATCACCGGTGCGCGCGTCCCCGTCGCCGCCCAGACCGGCGTACTCGGCGCCGTCCACATGGCCAACTGCGCCGCCGTCTACCTCACCGTCGGCCTGCTCGCCCGCGCCGTCCTGCGGGCCCGCCCGAGCGCGGCCCGCGCGGTGACCCGCACCTCCGGAGCGGCCATGCTGGGCATCGGCGGCTTCCTGCTGGTGGAGCAGCTCGCAGCCCTGTAG
- a CDS encoding Zn-ribbon domain-containing OB-fold protein gives MPDTQGTKQGTNQGAEQSTGPGTGPGASVALLSPVPDDDGAPFWQYAAAGELRVQACSECGELRFPPRPCCPHCHSFESEWRRMSGKGRIWSYVIPHPPLLPAYAAQAPYNAILVELAEAPRIRLVGNLVSAPDAPLNSVPLERIRIGARVQAVFAEVGGVALPRWILERP, from the coding sequence ATGCCCGACACTCAAGGCACGAAGCAAGGTACGAATCAAGGTGCGGAACAAAGCACGGGACCAGGCACGGGACCAGGCGCGTCCGTCGCACTCCTCTCGCCCGTCCCGGACGACGACGGCGCCCCCTTCTGGCAGTACGCCGCCGCAGGCGAACTCCGCGTCCAGGCATGCTCCGAATGCGGCGAACTCCGCTTCCCGCCCCGCCCCTGCTGCCCGCACTGTCATTCCTTCGAGAGCGAGTGGCGGAGAATGAGCGGAAAGGGCCGCATCTGGTCGTACGTCATCCCGCACCCGCCTCTCCTCCCCGCCTACGCCGCGCAGGCTCCGTACAACGCGATCCTGGTGGAGCTGGCGGAGGCCCCGCGCATACGTCTCGTCGGAAACCTCGTCAGCGCCCCGGACGCACCCCTCAACTCCGTTCCGCTGGAGCGCATACGCATCGGAGCGCGCGTGCAGGCGGTCTTCGCCGAGGTCGGCGGAGTCGCGCTGCCCCGCTGGATCCTGGAGCGCCCGTGA
- a CDS encoding nitroreductase family deazaflavin-dependent oxidoreductase — protein sequence MASQTPLGVRLVQKVSSTRTFAKVAPHLIPAMDRAVHRVTRGKVLLSAQMLPGVILTVRGAKSGLPRRTPLACMPEEGAGGGGAEAGAKVGAEAGAGTGPGSWLLIGSNFGRPDHPAWTGNLLAHPDADISWKGQDIPVTARLLEGEERAAAWQAALAFWPPYATYQARIDREIRLFRVVRR from the coding sequence ATGGCCTCGCAGACGCCTCTGGGGGTTCGGCTCGTGCAGAAGGTGTCCTCGACGCGGACCTTCGCCAAGGTCGCCCCGCATCTCATCCCGGCCATGGACCGCGCGGTCCACCGGGTGACACGGGGGAAGGTGCTGCTCAGCGCGCAGATGCTGCCGGGGGTCATCCTCACGGTGCGCGGCGCGAAGAGCGGACTGCCCCGGCGTACGCCGCTGGCCTGCATGCCGGAGGAAGGTGCGGGCGGGGGAGGGGCCGAGGCCGGGGCGAAGGTCGGAGCCGAAGCGGGGGCCGGGACCGGGCCCGGCAGCTGGCTGCTGATCGGGTCCAACTTCGGGCGTCCCGACCACCCGGCCTGGACCGGCAACCTCCTCGCCCACCCCGACGCCGACATCAGCTGGAAGGGGCAGGACATCCCTGTCACGGCCCGGCTCCTGGAAGGCGAGGAGCGGGCGGCGGCCTGGCAGGCGGCGCTCGCGTTCTGGCCGCCGTACGCCACCTATCAGGCACGGATCGATCGGGAGATCCGGCTGTTCAGGGTCGTACGGCGATGA
- a CDS encoding acyl-CoA dehydrogenase family protein: MDARFTVEQDEIRRTVRELLLKRSGPDEVRAAVRTPAGYDTALWEALAGQLGLPGLALPTAYGGVGCAVTELALACEESGRALAPSPLLATAVLAAPLILALGTEPQRAELLPRLASGELTAALAVPGAGLATALGLVGDNHGDWAGGGRAGGVQARQVDGAWRLYGQAPQVLDGHSAGVLVVAAHTGGFARSRTLLFLVRAADAGDRLVRVRQTSLDETRPQARIELRDVEAELLGDGDEGGAGAGAGSGVIGALVDVGDAAAAVLATEAVGAADRALERTVEYVKQREQFGRAIGSFQAVKHRLADVYVQVRAARSAAYYAAWAAGDRTGTDTGNGAGPGPGAGTGEERVGGLALAQALEALRTAAAEAIQLHGGIGFTWEHEAHLYFKRAAGDELLFGPVHRLRAFAADAARLFDGEVVV; this comes from the coding sequence ATGGACGCCCGCTTCACCGTCGAGCAGGACGAGATCCGCCGGACCGTACGGGAGTTGCTGCTCAAACGCTCCGGCCCCGACGAGGTGCGCGCCGCCGTCCGCACCCCCGCCGGATACGACACGGCACTGTGGGAGGCGCTGGCCGGGCAGCTCGGACTGCCGGGACTCGCCCTGCCGACGGCGTACGGCGGTGTCGGCTGCGCGGTCACCGAACTCGCCCTCGCCTGCGAGGAGTCGGGCCGCGCTCTCGCGCCCTCGCCACTTCTCGCCACCGCCGTCCTCGCGGCCCCGCTGATCCTGGCCCTAGGTACCGAGCCCCAGCGCGCCGAACTGCTGCCCCGCCTCGCCTCCGGCGAGCTGACCGCCGCCCTCGCCGTGCCGGGCGCGGGCCTCGCCACCGCCCTCGGCCTGGTCGGCGACAACCACGGGGACTGGGCGGGCGGCGGGCGCGCCGGCGGCGTGCAGGCCCGGCAGGTGGACGGTGCCTGGCGGCTCTATGGGCAGGCACCACAGGTGCTCGACGGACATAGCGCGGGCGTTCTTGTGGTGGCCGCCCACACAGGAGGGTTCGCTCGGTCGCGGACGCTGCTCTTTCTTGTGCGGGCGGCGGACGCGGGCGACCGGCTTGTACGGGTGCGGCAGACGTCGTTGGACGAGACGCGGCCTCAGGCGCGCATCGAACTGCGGGATGTGGAAGCCGAGTTGCTGGGGGACGGGGATGAGGGTGGGGCTGGAGCTGGTGCTGGTTCAGGCGTGATCGGCGCGCTGGTCGATGTCGGGGACGCGGCTGCCGCCGTACTCGCCACGGAAGCCGTCGGTGCGGCGGACCGTGCCCTGGAGCGGACCGTCGAGTACGTGAAACAGCGGGAGCAGTTCGGGCGGGCGATCGGCTCCTTCCAGGCCGTGAAGCACCGGCTCGCGGACGTGTATGTGCAGGTACGGGCGGCGCGGTCGGCGGCGTACTACGCGGCGTGGGCCGCGGGGGACAGGACCGGGACCGATACCGGGAATGGTGCCGGTCCCGGTCCCGGTGCCGGTACCGGGGAGGAGCGGGTGGGCGGGCTAGCGCTCGCTCAGGCGCTGGAGGCGCTGCGCACCGCCGCCGCCGAAGCGATCCAGCTGCACGGCGGCATCGGCTTCACCTGGGAACACGAGGCCCATCTGTACTTCAAGCGGGCCGCCGGGGACGAGCTGCTTTTCGGGCCCGTGCACCGGCTGCGGGCCTTCGCGGCGGACGCTGCGCGGCTGTTCGACGGGGAGGTGGTGGTGTGA
- a CDS encoding TetR family transcriptional regulator has translation MTGQVRTVDGRVAGRRGQATRQKLLDCLSEMLSSSPYRDVKVIDVARKAGTSPATFYQYFPDVEGAVLEIAEQMAAEGAGLTQLLAGRSWVGKAGWQTAQELVDGFLEFWRKNDAILRVVDLGAAEGDKRFYKIRMKILNSVNNSLTDTVTELQSKGKVDKDVNPAAMAGSLVAMLAAVASHQKGFQTWGVKQAELKPNLALLVHLGVTGKKPTK, from the coding sequence ATGACAGGACAAGTGCGTACCGTCGACGGCCGCGTGGCCGGACGGCGTGGGCAGGCGACCCGGCAGAAGCTGCTCGACTGCCTCAGCGAGATGCTCAGCTCTTCGCCCTACCGGGACGTCAAAGTCATTGATGTCGCCCGGAAGGCGGGCACTTCACCCGCGACCTTCTACCAGTACTTCCCGGACGTCGAAGGCGCCGTCCTGGAGATCGCCGAGCAAATGGCCGCGGAGGGCGCCGGGTTGACCCAGCTGCTCGCGGGCCGTTCATGGGTCGGCAAGGCCGGATGGCAGACCGCTCAGGAACTCGTGGACGGATTCCTGGAGTTCTGGCGCAAGAACGACGCGATCCTTCGGGTCGTCGATCTGGGCGCCGCCGAGGGCGACAAGCGGTTCTACAAGATCCGCATGAAGATCCTGAACTCGGTGAACAACTCCCTTACGGACACGGTCACCGAGCTCCAGTCCAAGGGCAAGGTCGACAAGGACGTGAACCCGGCGGCGATGGCCGGTTCGCTCGTCGCGATGCTCGCCGCGGTGGCCTCGCACCAGAAGGGCTTCCAGACATGGGGCGTCAAACAGGCTGAACTCAAGCCGAATCTGGCCCTGTTGGTGCACCTGGGCGTCACGGGCAAGAAGCCGACGAAGTAG
- a CDS encoding pyridoxal 5'-phosphate synthase — protein MGTDLHELLRSLRVWDPAVTDLPPFDPDAAPAEPLALFGRWFAEAVAAGQPEPHTMSLATADTDGLPDVRTVMLHDADDEHGWTFATHATSRKGRQLAARPYAALGFYWPAQGRQIRLRGPVTTAPPEQSQADLHARSTGALAAALVGHQSELLGSVEELADSSQAAWDRARQEPDAPVPTWTLYRLRPDEVEFFQGDAQRRHVRLIYRRAEATWLKELLWP, from the coding sequence ATGGGAACCGATCTTCACGAGTTGCTCAGGTCACTGCGGGTGTGGGACCCGGCGGTCACCGATCTGCCGCCCTTCGACCCGGACGCGGCACCGGCGGAGCCGCTGGCTCTGTTCGGGCGGTGGTTCGCGGAGGCGGTGGCGGCGGGCCAGCCCGAGCCGCACACGATGTCACTGGCGACGGCGGACACGGACGGGCTGCCGGACGTCCGCACGGTGATGCTGCACGACGCGGACGACGAGCACGGCTGGACGTTCGCGACCCACGCGACCAGCCGCAAGGGCCGCCAGCTGGCCGCACGCCCGTACGCCGCGCTCGGCTTCTACTGGCCCGCCCAGGGCCGCCAGATCCGCCTGCGCGGCCCCGTCACGACCGCACCGCCCGAGCAGAGCCAGGCCGACCTGCACGCCCGCTCGACGGGGGCGCTGGCGGCGGCTCTGGTCGGCCACCAGAGCGAACTCCTCGGCTCGGTCGAGGAGTTGGCCGACTCCTCGCAGGCGGCCTGGGACCGCGCCCGGCAGGAGCCGGACGCCCCGGTCCCGACGTGGACCCTGTACCGCCTCCGCCCGGACGAGGTGGAGTTCTTCCAGGGAGACGCCCAGAGGAGGCACGTACGCCTCATCTATCGCCGTGCAGAAGCGACTTGGCTCAAGGAGCTGCTGTGGCCGTGA
- a CDS encoding GNAT family N-acetyltransferase: protein MADVDDKGAQPLAQPLAQSSPELHGHGLRLCRWDAESDADVEAWLRGLLDPEFQRWNTPLIPVRDLDGARESMRAKARNAANGTGVSFRIADAVTGQTLGHIGINDINPAVRLARVGYWVLPESRGRQVATRALTLAARHAFTDLGLNRLELDHALGHDASCRIAERCGFRYEGTMRGAMFDAGRHDAFRDAHLHARIAADAEPEAGQGSGGRDSGVTATAAP, encoded by the coding sequence ATGGCCGACGTTGATGACAAGGGTGCCCAGCCCCTCGCCCAGCCCCTCGCCCAGTCCTCCCCCGAGTTGCACGGTCACGGTCTGCGGCTGTGCCGCTGGGACGCGGAGTCCGACGCCGATGTGGAGGCATGGCTGCGCGGTCTCCTCGATCCGGAGTTCCAGCGGTGGAACACACCACTGATTCCGGTACGGGACCTCGACGGCGCCCGGGAGTCGATGCGCGCCAAGGCCCGGAACGCGGCGAACGGCACCGGCGTCTCCTTCCGGATCGCGGACGCGGTGACCGGACAGACCCTGGGCCACATCGGCATCAACGACATCAACCCCGCCGTGCGCCTCGCCCGCGTCGGCTACTGGGTACTCCCCGAGTCCCGGGGCCGCCAGGTCGCCACCCGCGCCCTGACCCTCGCCGCCCGCCACGCCTTCACCGACCTCGGCCTCAACCGCCTCGAACTGGACCACGCCCTCGGCCACGACGCCTCCTGCCGCATCGCCGAGCGCTGCGGGTTCCGGTACGAGGGGACGATGCGGGGCGCGATGTTCGACGCGGGCCGCCACGACGCGTTCCGGGACGCACATCTGCACGCGCGGATCGCGGCGGACGCGGAGCCGGAGGCCGGTCAGGGGAGTGGGGGCAGGGACTCCGGGGTCACGGCCACAGCAGCTCCTTGA
- a CDS encoding Lrp/AsnC family transcriptional regulator, whose protein sequence is MDDVDQKILAELQKDGRLSVTELAARVRLSVSPCHRRLRELERSGAIRGYRAVVDPAALGLNFEALVFVSMRQEDRDTVADFESALAEIPHVLDAERLFGEPDYLLRVATADLAAFQRLYDERLATLPGVQRLTSTLVMKHVVADRPLPV, encoded by the coding sequence ATGGACGACGTGGATCAGAAAATTCTTGCCGAGCTTCAGAAAGACGGGCGGCTGAGCGTGACCGAGCTGGCCGCGCGGGTGCGGCTGAGTGTCTCGCCGTGCCATCGGCGGCTGCGTGAGCTGGAGCGGTCCGGGGCCATCCGTGGATACCGGGCGGTCGTGGACCCGGCGGCGCTCGGCCTGAACTTCGAGGCGCTGGTCTTCGTCTCCATGCGGCAGGAGGACCGGGACACGGTCGCCGACTTCGAGAGCGCGCTCGCCGAGATCCCGCACGTGCTGGACGCGGAACGGCTCTTCGGCGAGCCCGACTACCTGCTGCGCGTCGCCACCGCCGACCTCGCCGCCTTCCAACGGCTCTACGACGAACGGCTCGCGACCCTTCCGGGCGTACAGCGGCTGACGTCCACGCTGGTGATGAAGCATGTCGTCGCGGACCGGCCGTTGCCCGTGTAG
- a CDS encoding PQQ-binding-like beta-propeller repeat protein: MVDQLTQHDPRRIGPFEVLGRLGAGGMGLVYLARSASGRRVAIKTVRTELAEDQLFRVRFTREVEAARAVSGFYTAAVVDADPRAAVPWLATAYVPAPSLEEIVNECGPMPAQAVRWLAAGVAEALQSIHGAGLVHRDLKPSNVLVVEDGPRVIDFGIASGVSNTRLTMTNVAVGTPAYMSPEQAKDSRSVTGASDVFSLGSMLVFAATGHAPFHGANPVETVFMLLREGPDLEGLPDELRPLIESCMQMEATGRPNPADLQSQLAPHLFGSGSDDSGTASAWLPERAVSLIETRRGGRVAASVAPPKNRSTGGGGRSSVPPPPSHAPVPVGAPDSGPVRLAGAQVPIGPGPRVADARAAAVKAPPPEAGLAASWSRPRIGVNGADPMAAVAPPVPTPAPSSESPSGWRPWRFRMSNDVWGTPSVAGDLVYVTSFEVHALDVATGRRRFKTRDVAWSMAVADGRIHASDGPTLFALDAREGGDLWRLSTDAWVYSLKADRGTVVTGTRGGGVQAWEASNGQKLWEITGAQTDFESPEAGPAVHDGTVYVWKDARLRALEARTGEERWSYPIGDAASCGGVPVRVTQAADGYVYVSAGTRVLAVDVASGHVRWHFEAPAVFLCPPTFAAGPAVTGGGVYLADYLGTVYALDATDGRDRWRIATESRASIEPVLVAGGHVHVGSGKGLYTLDAVTGTPKWRFQAGGDIVGAPAVAEGRIHFGSSDHLLYTLKADDGRLRWKLATGGEITGAPVVKDGVVYACSKDRCVYALDAEKGTGTARTS; the protein is encoded by the coding sequence GTGGTGGATCAGCTGACGCAGCACGATCCGCGGCGGATCGGGCCGTTCGAGGTGCTGGGACGGCTGGGTGCGGGCGGCATGGGGCTGGTCTATCTCGCGCGCTCGGCGTCCGGGCGGCGCGTGGCGATCAAGACGGTCCGGACGGAGCTCGCCGAGGACCAGCTCTTCCGCGTCCGCTTCACGCGTGAGGTCGAGGCGGCGCGTGCCGTGTCCGGCTTCTACACGGCGGCCGTCGTCGACGCCGACCCGCGTGCCGCCGTGCCGTGGCTGGCCACCGCGTACGTGCCCGCGCCCTCGCTCGAGGAAATAGTGAATGAGTGCGGGCCGATGCCGGCCCAGGCGGTGCGCTGGCTGGCCGCCGGCGTCGCCGAGGCGCTGCAGTCCATTCACGGTGCCGGGCTCGTGCACCGCGACCTCAAGCCGTCCAACGTCCTCGTCGTCGAGGACGGGCCGCGCGTCATCGACTTCGGCATCGCGTCCGGCGTCTCGAACACTCGTCTGACCATGACGAACGTCGCCGTCGGCACGCCTGCCTACATGTCTCCCGAGCAGGCCAAGGACTCGCGCAGTGTCACCGGCGCGAGCGATGTCTTCTCGCTCGGCTCGATGCTCGTCTTCGCCGCCACCGGGCACGCGCCCTTCCACGGGGCGAACCCCGTGGAGACCGTGTTCATGCTCCTGCGTGAAGGTCCTGACCTCGAAGGACTCCCGGACGAACTCCGTCCGCTGATCGAGTCCTGCATGCAGATGGAGGCCACCGGCCGACCCAACCCGGCCGACCTCCAGTCCCAGCTGGCACCCCACCTCTTCGGCTCCGGCTCCGACGACAGCGGTACGGCGTCGGCGTGGCTGCCCGAGCGGGCGGTGAGCCTGATCGAGACGCGCCGCGGGGGGCGTGTCGCGGCCAGTGTGGCGCCGCCCAAGAACCGCAGTACCGGCGGAGGCGGCCGTTCGTCCGTGCCGCCGCCGCCCTCGCACGCACCCGTGCCCGTCGGCGCCCCCGACAGCGGGCCCGTGCGGCTCGCCGGGGCGCAGGTGCCCATCGGGCCCGGGCCGCGTGTCGCCGACGCCCGTGCCGCCGCAGTGAAGGCGCCTCCTCCCGAGGCCGGCCTCGCCGCGTCCTGGTCCCGGCCGCGCATCGGCGTCAACGGCGCCGACCCCATGGCCGCCGTCGCACCCCCCGTGCCGACACCGGCCCCTTCGTCCGAGTCCCCGTCCGGCTGGCGGCCGTGGCGTTTCCGCATGTCCAACGATGTCTGGGGTACGCCGTCCGTCGCCGGCGACCTCGTCTACGTCACCTCCTTCGAGGTGCACGCCCTCGACGTGGCCACCGGACGGCGCCGCTTCAAGACACGTGACGTCGCCTGGTCCATGGCGGTCGCCGACGGTCGTATCCACGCCTCCGACGGGCCCACCCTCTTCGCGCTCGACGCCCGCGAGGGCGGCGACCTCTGGCGGCTGTCCACCGACGCCTGGGTGTACTCCCTGAAGGCGGACCGCGGCACCGTCGTGACCGGAACGCGCGGCGGCGGTGTCCAGGCCTGGGAGGCGTCCAACGGCCAGAAACTCTGGGAGATCACCGGCGCCCAGACCGACTTCGAGTCCCCGGAGGCCGGGCCCGCCGTCCACGACGGCACGGTGTACGTCTGGAAGGACGCCCGGCTGCGCGCCCTGGAGGCCCGCACGGGCGAGGAACGCTGGTCGTACCCGATCGGGGACGCGGCGTCCTGCGGTGGGGTGCCGGTGCGGGTGACGCAGGCGGCGGACGGGTACGTCTACGTCTCCGCGGGGACGCGTGTGCTGGCCGTCGACGTCGCGAGTGGTCACGTTCGCTGGCACTTCGAGGCGCCCGCGGTGTTCCTGTGTCCGCCCACGTTCGCGGCGGGGCCCGCCGTGACGGGGGGCGGGGTGTACCTCGCCGACTACCTCGGCACGGTGTACGCGCTCGACGCCACGGACGGCCGCGATCGCTGGCGCATCGCGACCGAGTCCCGCGCCTCCATCGAGCCGGTGCTCGTCGCCGGGGGGCATGTGCACGTGGGCAGCGGCAAGGGGCTGTACACGCTGGACGCCGTCACCGGTACGCCGAAGTGGCGCTTCCAGGCCGGCGGCGACATCGTGGGCGCCCCCGCCGTCGCCGAGGGGCGCATCCACTTCGGCTCCTCCGACCACCTTCTGTACACCCTGAAGGCCGACGACGGCCGCCTCCGCTGGAAGCTGGCCACCGGCGGCGAGATCACGGGCGCTCCCGTCGTGAAGGACGGGGTCGTCTACGCGTGCAGCAAGGATCGGTGTGTGTACGCGTTGGACGCGGAGAAGGGAACGGGGACGGCGCGCACTTCGTGA
- a CDS encoding VOC family protein, translating to MSDVEAGKRFYGELFGWTFEEAYGSSAWAYLDGRPVAALAPKRDGRMPTVWTVYFATPDATALARRIGTAGGQVIMAPLPVGRLGTTVLAADPEGAVFGLWQPGTHTGFGRRHVRGTFCWAELYARDTATVDRFYGTLFHDALFGPDATPDFGRASVSDVFPAEMPPHFLVHFGVRDCEEALGTVQRLGGRVQATPFDTSYGRVAVVTDNQGASFAVLQR from the coding sequence ATTTCCGACGTGGAAGCGGGCAAGCGCTTCTACGGTGAGCTCTTCGGGTGGACCTTCGAGGAGGCGTACGGCTCCTCCGCCTGGGCGTATCTCGACGGGCGGCCCGTCGCCGCCCTCGCGCCCAAGCGGGACGGCCGGATGCCCACCGTCTGGACCGTGTACTTCGCGACCCCCGACGCCACCGCGCTCGCCCGCCGGATCGGGACGGCGGGCGGCCAGGTCATCATGGCGCCGCTGCCCGTCGGCCGGCTCGGCACCACCGTGCTCGCCGCCGACCCCGAAGGCGCCGTCTTCGGCCTGTGGCAGCCCGGCACCCACACCGGTTTCGGCCGGCGTCACGTCCGCGGCACCTTCTGCTGGGCCGAGCTGTATGCCCGCGACACGGCCACCGTCGACCGCTTCTACGGAACCCTCTTCCACGACGCCCTCTTCGGCCCCGACGCCACCCCGGACTTCGGCCGCGCCTCCGTCTCCGACGTCTTTCCGGCCGAGATGCCGCCCCACTTCCTCGTGCACTTCGGCGTCCGCGACTGCGAGGAGGCCCTCGGGACGGTCCAGCGGCTCGGCGGCCGCGTCCAGGCGACGCCCTTCGACACCTCGTACGGAAGGGTGGCGGTGGTCACGGACAACCAAGGGGCGTCGTTCGCCGTCCTTCAACGATGA
- a CDS encoding enoyl-CoA hydratase/isomerase family protein → MNTGDGGSLRTAIDKDSGVAILTLDRPEKLNAIDLAMADELATTWREFRFDDSVRAIVITGTGERAFCTGLDRTADVPQPNSPYMMDDPLIAIGPKANDLWKPVIAAVSGMACGGAFYLIGEAEFVVADESATFFDPHTTYGMVSAYESIYLAQRMPPGEVTRMALMGTAERISARRAYEVGLVSELTAPGEAVEAAVRSAAVIASYPVEAVQGTVRACWAAKEAARAHAFAQAPHLISLGNLPSERQAGLFTARRSAFRTR, encoded by the coding sequence GTGAACACCGGCGATGGGGGCAGCCTGCGCACAGCCATCGACAAGGACAGCGGCGTGGCGATCCTCACCCTCGACCGCCCGGAGAAACTCAACGCCATCGATCTGGCCATGGCCGACGAACTCGCCACCACCTGGCGGGAGTTCCGCTTCGACGATTCCGTACGGGCAATCGTCATCACCGGTACCGGCGAGCGGGCCTTCTGCACCGGCCTGGACCGCACCGCCGACGTCCCCCAGCCCAACTCCCCCTACATGATGGACGATCCGCTGATCGCGATCGGCCCGAAGGCCAACGACCTCTGGAAACCGGTCATCGCCGCCGTGAGCGGCATGGCCTGCGGCGGGGCGTTCTATCTCATCGGCGAGGCGGAGTTCGTCGTGGCGGACGAGTCCGCGACGTTCTTCGACCCGCACACGACCTACGGCATGGTCAGCGCGTACGAGTCGATCTATCTGGCGCAACGCATGCCGCCCGGGGAGGTGACGCGGATGGCGCTGATGGGGACGGCCGAGCGGATCTCGGCGCGGCGGGCGTACGAGGTGGGGCTGGTGTCGGAGCTGACGGCGCCGGGAGAGGCCGTGGAGGCGGCCGTACGCAGTGCCGCGGTCATCGCGTCGTACCCGGTGGAGGCCGTGCAGGGCACCGTGCGGGCCTGCTGGGCGGCGAAGGAGGCGGCACGCGCCCACGCGTTCGCACAGGCGCCGCACCTCATCTCGCTCGGCAATCTGCCGAGCGAGCGGCAGGCGGGACTCTTCACCGCCCGCCGCTCAGCTTTCAGAACCCGCTGA